In endosymbiont of unidentified scaly snail isolate Monju, the following are encoded in one genomic region:
- the lnt gene encoding apolipoprotein N-acyltransferase — protein MPLRVAPSLLRGAAAFGLGALLVLAFAPFGQGWLALPLIAALLHLWRGTHNTREAAAIGYAFGLGLMGFGVFWLRISIDQFGGVVPPLGLLFTLLFIAVVAAYFALAGASLRWLGGTRDGPWLLWLVAPLAWLGTELLRAYLFTGFPWLSLGYSQVDLPLAGFAPLLGVFGVGALLVLSAGLLLTWRRGWPLLALILLWGTGALLGRIDWTEPAGTPVPVALVQGNVPQHEKWRPEQFQPSIERYLGLSEQAPEARLVVWPETAIAAFDDEVEYTLLRPLDRRMHNEGRDLLTGIAVRRPDGRYYNAMVGLGTSGRQQYLKRHLVPFGEYLPLAPLLRPLLDFLRIPMSDFSADPSVGPVLHLADHVVGVDICYEDAFGHEVAEALPQAAFLINASNDAWFGDSLAPHQHLQIARMRARETGRWLLRATNTGISAVIDERGRVRARSPQFAPALLQAEVVPRRGATPYVRWHDAPLWVLAILGGLWLRWRRDRVV, from the coding sequence GTGCCACTGCGGGTCGCCCCCTCCCTGCTGCGCGGGGCTGCCGCCTTCGGGCTGGGCGCCCTGCTGGTGCTGGCCTTCGCTCCCTTCGGCCAGGGCTGGCTGGCGCTGCCACTGATCGCCGCCCTGCTGCATCTCTGGCGTGGCACGCACAACACGCGCGAAGCGGCCGCCATCGGTTATGCCTTCGGCCTCGGCCTGATGGGCTTCGGCGTCTTCTGGCTGCGCATCAGCATCGACCAGTTCGGCGGCGTGGTGCCACCGCTGGGACTGCTGTTCACCCTGCTGTTCATCGCCGTGGTGGCCGCCTACTTCGCCCTCGCAGGCGCCAGCCTACGCTGGCTGGGGGGCACCCGTGACGGCCCCTGGCTGCTGTGGCTGGTCGCACCGCTGGCCTGGCTGGGCACCGAGTTGCTGCGCGCCTATCTCTTCACCGGCTTCCCCTGGCTGTCCCTGGGCTACAGCCAGGTCGACCTGCCACTGGCGGGTTTCGCCCCCCTGCTCGGCGTATTCGGCGTCGGCGCCCTGCTGGTGCTCTCGGCCGGGCTGTTGCTTACCTGGCGGCGGGGCTGGCCCCTGCTCGCCCTGATCCTGCTGTGGGGCACGGGGGCACTGCTCGGGCGCATCGACTGGACCGAGCCCGCGGGCACGCCGGTGCCGGTGGCACTGGTGCAGGGCAATGTGCCGCAGCACGAGAAGTGGCGGCCCGAGCAATTCCAGCCGAGTATCGAACGCTACCTGGGACTGAGCGAGCAGGCGCCGGAGGCACGCCTGGTCGTCTGGCCGGAGACGGCCATCGCAGCATTCGACGACGAGGTCGAATACACCCTGCTGCGGCCGCTCGACCGGCGCATGCACAACGAGGGGCGGGACCTGCTCACCGGCATCGCGGTGCGTCGCCCCGACGGTCGCTATTACAACGCCATGGTCGGGCTCGGGACCTCCGGCCGACAGCAGTATCTCAAACGCCACCTGGTGCCCTTCGGCGAATACCTGCCGCTGGCCCCCTTGCTGCGCCCGCTGCTGGACTTTCTGCGCATTCCCATGTCGGACTTCAGCGCCGACCCCTCGGTCGGCCCGGTGCTGCATCTCGCCGATCACGTAGTGGGCGTGGACATCTGTTACGAGGACGCCTTCGGCCACGAAGTCGCCGAGGCCCTGCCGCAGGCGGCGTTCCTGATCAACGCCAGCAACGATGCCTGGTTTGGCGACTCGCTGGCGCCGCATCAACACCTGCAGATCGCGCGGATGCGTGCGCGAGAAACCGGCCGCTGGCTGCTGCGCGCGACCAATACCGGCATCTCGGCGGTGATCGACGAGCGCGGCCGGGTGCGCGCACGCTCGCCCCAGTTCGCCCCCGCGCTGCTGCAGGCCGAGGTGGTACCGCGCCGGGGCGCCACCCCCTACGTGCGCTGGCACGATGCCCCCTTGTGGGTGCTGGCGATCCTCGGCGGCCTATGGCTCCGGTGGCGGCGGGACCGCGTCGTCTAG
- a CDS encoding HlyC/CorC family transporter — protein sequence MNSKDRSRSGSFASRLLERLLPETRNEPETKEQLVELLRQARRKALFDGDALSMMEGVLQVSDLQVRDIMIPRAQMVVVSRDDSLEQILPVVVESAHSRFPVIGEDRAEVVGILLAKDLLQYCGRDAERFRLRDILRSAVFVPESKRLDVLLREFRASRSHMAIVVDEYGAAAGLVTIEDVLEQIVGEIEDEYDFDEGAFIMRRDENHYTAKAHTSIEDFNAYFEVDLPDEGYDTIGGLVLKAFGRMPKRGESVEVGGFRFEVLGADGRRIRLLNIERLTPATGGASDGEA from the coding sequence ATGAACAGCAAGGACCGAAGTCGCAGCGGTTCGTTCGCGAGCCGCCTGCTGGAGCGACTGCTCCCGGAGACCCGCAACGAACCGGAAACCAAGGAACAGCTCGTCGAGCTGTTGCGCCAGGCACGCCGCAAGGCGCTGTTCGACGGCGACGCCCTGTCCATGATGGAGGGCGTGCTGCAGGTCTCGGACCTGCAGGTGCGCGACATCATGATCCCGCGCGCACAGATGGTAGTGGTAAGCCGTGACGACTCGCTCGAGCAGATCCTGCCCGTGGTGGTCGAGTCCGCGCACTCGCGCTTCCCGGTGATCGGCGAGGACCGCGCCGAGGTGGTCGGGATCCTGCTCGCCAAGGACCTGCTGCAATACTGTGGGCGCGATGCCGAACGCTTCCGTCTGCGCGACATCCTGCGCTCGGCGGTGTTCGTGCCCGAGAGCAAGCGGCTCGACGTGCTGCTGCGCGAGTTCCGTGCCAGTCGCAGCCACATGGCCATCGTGGTGGACGAGTACGGCGCGGCGGCCGGCCTGGTCACCATCGAGGACGTGCTCGAGCAGATCGTCGGCGAAATCGAGGACGAATACGACTTCGACGAAGGCGCCTTCATCATGCGCCGCGACGAGAACCACTACACCGCCAAGGCACACACCAGCATCGAGGACTTCAACGCCTATTTCGAGGTCGATCTGCCCGACGAGGGCTACGACACCATCGGCGGGCTGGTGCTCAAGGCCTTCGGGCGCATGCCCAAGCGCGGCGAATCGGTGGAGGTCGGCGGCTTCCGCTTCGAGGTCCTGGGCGCCGACGGCCGGCGTATCCGCCTGCTGAACATCGAGCGCCTGACGCCCGCCACCGGGGGCGCGAGCGACGGCGAGGCCTGA
- the ybeY gene encoding rRNA maturation RNase YbeY, translated as MNPEIEVQYAVRDERTPPESAFRHWADAALSDREGPAAVTIRVVDEDESRTLNREYRDRDRPTNVLSFPFEAPPGVPAEETGHLLGDLVICAAVVEREAAEQGKSPAAHWAHMVVHGVLHLCGHDHQTEAEAEVMETRERAILERLGFGDPYDE; from the coding sequence ATGAACCCCGAGATCGAGGTGCAGTACGCGGTGCGCGACGAGCGCACGCCGCCCGAATCGGCCTTTCGCCACTGGGCGGACGCAGCCCTGAGCGACCGCGAGGGGCCGGCGGCCGTCACCATCCGCGTGGTGGACGAGGACGAGAGCCGCACCCTCAACCGCGAATACCGCGATCGGGACCGGCCGACCAATGTGCTGTCCTTTCCCTTCGAGGCCCCGCCCGGGGTGCCGGCCGAGGAGACCGGGCACCTGCTCGGCGACCTGGTGATCTGTGCGGCAGTGGTCGAGCGCGAGGCGGCCGAACAGGGCAAGAGCCCGGCAGCACACTGGGCACACATGGTGGTGCACGGCGTACTGCACCTGTGCGGCCATGATCACCAGACGGAGGCCGAGGCGGAGGTCATGGAGACGCGCGAGCGCGCCATCCTCGAACGCCTGGGCTTCGGCGACCCCTACGACGAATGA
- a CDS encoding PhoH family protein, producing MKEHPDSLDLLLEPEDNERLRNVCGQLDEHLRQLERRLGIEISNRGNFFRLFGGPEAVRAGREVLQGLYDASAHEVLTPARVHLFLQESGIEALLEPREADAPEVTIRTRRGLIRPRGPNQAEYLQRVMTHDINFGIGPAGTGKTYLAVACAVDALEREQVRRILLVRPAVEAGERLGFLPGDLSQKIDPYLRPLYDALYEMLGFERVSKLIERNVIEVAPLAYMRGRTLNEAFIILDEAQNTTPEQMKMFLTRLGFGSTAVITGDVTQVDLPRGQQSGLRQAIEVLGGVEGLSFTFFNARDVVRHTLVQKVVQAYDRHDRGSDA from the coding sequence ATGAAGGAACACCCCGACTCGCTGGACCTGCTGCTCGAGCCCGAGGACAACGAGCGCCTGCGCAACGTCTGTGGCCAACTCGACGAACACCTGCGCCAGCTCGAACGCCGGCTGGGCATCGAGATCAGCAACCGCGGCAACTTCTTCCGCCTGTTCGGCGGTCCCGAGGCGGTGCGCGCGGGCCGCGAGGTACTGCAAGGCCTGTATGACGCCTCGGCGCACGAGGTGCTCACGCCCGCGCGGGTGCACCTGTTCCTGCAGGAATCGGGCATCGAGGCCCTGCTCGAGCCGCGCGAGGCGGATGCCCCCGAGGTCACCATCCGCACACGCCGCGGCCTGATCCGCCCGCGCGGCCCCAACCAGGCAGAGTACCTGCAACGGGTGATGACCCATGACATCAACTTCGGTATCGGCCCGGCAGGCACCGGCAAGACCTATCTCGCCGTGGCCTGCGCAGTGGACGCACTGGAGCGCGAGCAGGTGCGACGCATCCTGCTGGTACGCCCGGCGGTGGAGGCCGGCGAGCGCCTGGGCTTCCTGCCCGGCGATCTCAGCCAGAAGATCGATCCCTACCTGAGACCGCTGTACGACGCCCTCTACGAGATGCTGGGCTTCGAGCGCGTGAGCAAGCTGATCGAGCGCAATGTCATCGAGGTGGCGCCTCTGGCCTACATGCGTGGGCGCACACTCAACGAGGCCTTCATCATTCTCGACGAGGCGCAGAACACCACCCCGGAGCAGATGAAGATGTTCCTCACCCGCCTGGGCTTCGGCTCGACAGCGGTGATCACCGGCGATGTCACCCAGGTGGATCTGCCACGCGGCCAGCAGTCGGGCCTGCGCCAGGCCATCGAGGTGCTCGGCGGGGTCGAGGGCCTGAGCTTCACCTTCTTCAACGCCCGCGACGTGGTGCGCCACACCCTGGTGCAGAAGGTGGTGCAGGCCTACGACCGCCACGACCGCGGGAGCGACGCATGA
- the miaB gene encoding tRNA (N6-isopentenyl adenosine(37)-C2)-methylthiotransferase MiaB, giving the protein MAGSVYIKTFGCQMNEYDSQKMRDVLRESLGLEETDRPEQADVLLLNTCSIREKAQEKVFSQLGQWRPWKETRPSLVIGVGGCVASQEGEAIRERAPFVDLVFGPQTLHRLPEMIEQARRGEPVIDVSFPEIEKFDRLPEPRAEGPTAYVSIMEGCSKYCTFCVVPYTRGTEISRPFDDVIAEVAQLAAQGVREVNLLGQNVNAYRGQMHDGETADLALLIRYVAAIDGIERIRYTTSHPVEFSDSLIEVYAEVPELVSHLHLPVQSGSDRILLAMKRGHSAWDYKQKIRRLREVRPDISISSDFIVGFPGETEQDFEHTLRLIEEIGFDHSFSFIYSRRPGTPAAELPDDVPLAVKQQRLARLQQLVNSQAQRISRQMVDTVQRVLVDRPSRKNPNELAGRTENNRVVNFAGPASLIGHFVDLRITEAFPNSLRGELVAPVEEAVNA; this is encoded by the coding sequence ATGGCAGGCAGCGTCTACATCAAGACCTTCGGGTGCCAGATGAACGAGTACGACTCGCAGAAGATGCGGGACGTGCTGCGGGAATCGCTCGGCCTGGAGGAAACCGACCGCCCCGAGCAGGCCGATGTGCTGTTGCTCAACACCTGTTCGATCCGCGAGAAGGCGCAGGAGAAGGTGTTCTCCCAGCTCGGGCAGTGGCGGCCGTGGAAGGAGACCAGGCCCTCGCTGGTGATCGGCGTGGGCGGCTGCGTGGCCAGCCAGGAGGGCGAGGCCATCCGCGAGCGAGCGCCCTTCGTCGACCTGGTGTTCGGCCCGCAGACCCTGCACCGCCTGCCGGAGATGATCGAACAGGCCCGCCGCGGCGAGCCGGTGATCGATGTCAGCTTCCCCGAGATCGAAAAGTTCGACCGCCTGCCCGAGCCACGCGCCGAGGGTCCCACGGCCTATGTCTCGATCATGGAGGGCTGCTCGAAGTACTGCACCTTCTGCGTGGTGCCCTACACCCGCGGCACCGAGATCAGCCGGCCGTTCGACGACGTCATCGCCGAGGTGGCCCAGCTCGCCGCCCAGGGCGTGCGTGAGGTCAACCTGCTGGGGCAGAACGTCAACGCCTATCGCGGGCAGATGCACGACGGCGAGACCGCCGACCTGGCGCTGCTGATCCGCTACGTCGCCGCCATCGACGGCATCGAGCGCATCCGCTACACCACCTCGCACCCGGTGGAGTTCTCCGACAGTCTGATCGAGGTCTATGCCGAGGTGCCCGAACTGGTCAGCCACCTGCACCTGCCGGTGCAGTCCGGCTCGGATCGCATCCTGCTGGCCATGAAGCGCGGGCACAGCGCCTGGGACTACAAGCAGAAGATCCGCCGCCTGCGCGAGGTGCGCCCCGACATCAGCATCTCCTCGGATTTCATCGTCGGCTTCCCCGGCGAGACCGAGCAGGACTTCGAACACACCTTGCGCCTGATCGAGGAGATCGGCTTCGACCATTCCTTCAGCTTCATCTACAGCCGACGCCCCGGAACCCCGGCTGCCGAGCTGCCCGACGACGTGCCGCTGGCGGTCAAGCAGCAGCGCCTGGCGCGCCTGCAACAGCTGGTCAACAGTCAGGCCCAGCGCATCAGCCGGCAGATGGTGGACACGGTGCAGCGCGTGCTGGTCGACCGTCCCTCGCGCAAGAACCCGAACGAACTGGCCGGGCGCACCGAGAACAACCGGGTGGTCAACTTTGCCGGCCCCGCCTCGCTGATCGGCCATTTCGTCGACCTGCGCATCACCGAGGCCTTCCCCAACTCGCTGCGCGGCGAGCTGGTCGCGCCCGTTGAAGAGGCCGTCAACGCCTGA
- a CDS encoding acyl-ACP--UDP-N- acetylglucosamine O-acyltransferase, with protein sequence MSNYCSDIVIHIDEDLSDEQIHALERDLAWMDGIYSACVHERARHLMLVDFDPEDVRPERVLREVQAHGMHAELIGL encoded by the coding sequence ATGTCCAACTACTGCAGTGACATCGTCATCCATATCGACGAAGACCTGAGCGACGAGCAGATCCACGCCCTGGAGCGTGACCTGGCCTGGATGGACGGGATCTATAGCGCCTGCGTGCACGAGCGTGCCCGCCACCTCATGCTGGTGGACTTCGACCCCGAGGACGTGCGCCCCGAGCGGGTGTTGCGCGAGGTCCAGGCCCACGGCATGCACGCGGAGTTGATCGGCCTGTGA
- a CDS encoding inorganic phosphate transporter: MKLENLQDIERATAPARSEMARLSMAILFLVGTIFYVSVALNASDTLVIAAIMGGYMALNIGANDVANNVGPAVGSRALTLGGAILIAAIFEAGGSLIAGGDVVGTIKKGIIDPQMIGDTDTFVWLMMAALLAGAVWLNAATALGAPVSTTHSIVGGVLGAGIAAGGFGIANWGKMGAIAASWVISPVLGGIIAAIFLYLIKRSIMYRRDKLAAARRVVPLLVAAMVWAFSTYLVLKGLKKIWKTDFGTALLVGLAVAVGIYLLVRPLIRRSTRDMDNDKAAINRLFTIPLIFAAALLSFAHGANDVANAVGPLAAINEALAHGDIARKAPIPLWVMMIGALGIALGLALYGPKLIRTVGSEITDLDQSRAFCIAMAAAITVIIASQLGLPVSSTHIAVGAVFGVGFLREHLKATYARMIDEIEEHHQGEDREVVEAFLERFRVASLEEKRMMLRELKDKKKSLPLEKGERKRLKKMVRKQLVKRSALMKIVAAWLITVPASALLAALLYFTIRGMMLP; the protein is encoded by the coding sequence ATGAAACTGGAAAACCTGCAGGACATCGAACGCGCCACCGCGCCGGCACGCAGCGAAATGGCCCGCCTGAGCATGGCCATCCTCTTTCTCGTCGGTACCATCTTCTATGTGAGCGTTGCCCTGAACGCCAGCGACACCCTGGTGATCGCCGCCATCATGGGCGGCTACATGGCGCTCAACATCGGTGCCAACGACGTGGCCAACAACGTGGGGCCGGCCGTCGGCTCGCGCGCCCTGACCCTGGGCGGGGCCATCCTCATTGCCGCCATCTTCGAGGCAGGCGGCTCCCTGATCGCGGGGGGCGACGTGGTGGGCACCATCAAGAAGGGCATCATCGATCCGCAGATGATCGGCGACACCGACACCTTCGTGTGGCTGATGATGGCCGCCCTGCTCGCCGGTGCGGTGTGGCTGAATGCCGCCACCGCGCTGGGCGCACCGGTCTCGACCACCCATTCCATCGTTGGCGGGGTGCTCGGCGCCGGCATTGCCGCGGGCGGCTTCGGTATCGCCAACTGGGGCAAGATGGGGGCCATAGCCGCCTCCTGGGTGATCTCGCCGGTGCTTGGCGGCATCATCGCCGCGATCTTCCTGTATCTCATCAAGCGCAGCATCATGTACCGCCGCGACAAGCTGGCTGCCGCACGCCGCGTGGTGCCCCTGCTGGTGGCGGCCATGGTCTGGGCCTTCTCCACCTACCTGGTGCTCAAGGGGCTGAAAAAGATCTGGAAGACCGACTTCGGCACCGCCCTGCTGGTCGGTCTGGCAGTCGCCGTCGGCATCTACCTGCTGGTGCGCCCGCTGATCCGGCGCTCGACCCGCGACATGGACAACGACAAGGCGGCAATCAACCGGTTGTTCACCATCCCGCTGATCTTCGCCGCTGCCCTGCTCAGCTTCGCCCACGGGGCCAACGACGTGGCCAACGCGGTGGGTCCGCTGGCCGCCATCAACGAGGCCCTGGCGCACGGCGACATCGCCCGGAAGGCGCCCATCCCGCTGTGGGTGATGATGATCGGTGCCCTCGGGATCGCCTTGGGCCTGGCTCTGTATGGCCCCAAGCTGATCCGCACCGTGGGCAGCGAGATCACCGACCTCGATCAGAGCCGCGCCTTCTGCATCGCCATGGCCGCTGCCATCACTGTGATCATCGCGAGCCAGCTCGGCCTGCCGGTGTCCTCGACCCACATCGCGGTTGGTGCGGTGTTCGGCGTGGGCTTCCTGCGTGAGCACCTCAAAGCGACCTATGCGCGCATGATCGACGAGATCGAGGAGCACCATCAGGGCGAGGATCGCGAGGTGGTCGAGGCCTTCCTGGAGCGTTTCCGCGTCGCCTCGCTGGAAGAAAAGCGCATGATGTTGCGTGAGCTCAAGGACAAGAAAAAGAGCCTGCCGCTGGAGAAGGGCGAGCGCAAGCGCCTGAAGAAGATGGTGCGCAAGCAACTGGTCAAACGTTCGGCGTTGATGAAGATCGTCGCCGCCTGGCTGATCACGGTGCCGGCCTCGGCCCTGCTGGCCGCGCTGCTGTACTTCACGATCCGCGGCATGATGCTGCCCTGA
- the rsmA gene encoding 16S rRNA (adenine(1518)-N(6)/adenine(1519)-N(6))-dimethyltransferase RsmA, whose protein sequence is MGHRARKRFGQNFLHDPNIVRKIVRAIDPRPGEHLVEIGPGQAALTRPLLEAAGELDAIEIDRDLVPLVAERCAPYGRLRLHQADALKFDFAALTGDGRPLRVVGNLPYNISTPLLFHLLDYRRLVRDMHFMLQKEVVERMAAPPGSKTYGRLSVMLQAWCRVEHLFDIGPGAFRPAPKVDSSLVRLTPLPESAVGIDDPALFAELVRLAFAQRRKTLRNNLKGRVSAERIAALGLDPGARAETLDVDDFKRLANELAGEGGQPPASA, encoded by the coding sequence GTGGGCCATCGGGCGCGCAAACGATTCGGGCAGAACTTTCTGCACGATCCGAACATCGTCCGCAAGATCGTGCGGGCCATCGATCCGCGCCCGGGCGAGCACCTGGTCGAGATCGGTCCCGGGCAGGCGGCGCTCACCCGTCCGCTGCTCGAGGCCGCGGGTGAACTGGATGCCATCGAGATCGACCGCGACCTGGTGCCACTGGTGGCCGAACGTTGCGCGCCGTACGGTCGGTTGCGCCTGCACCAGGCCGATGCCCTGAAGTTCGATTTTGCTGCCCTGACCGGCGACGGTCGCCCGTTGCGGGTGGTCGGCAATCTGCCCTACAACATCTCCACGCCGCTGCTGTTCCACCTTCTGGACTACCGGCGGCTGGTCCGCGACATGCACTTCATGTTGCAGAAGGAGGTGGTCGAGCGCATGGCCGCGCCGCCGGGGAGCAAGACCTACGGTCGCCTGTCGGTGATGCTGCAGGCCTGGTGCCGGGTCGAGCACCTGTTCGACATCGGCCCCGGTGCCTTCCGTCCGGCGCCGAAGGTGGATTCCAGTCTGGTGCGCCTCACCCCGTTGCCGGAATCGGCGGTCGGCATCGACGACCCGGCACTGTTCGCCGAGCTGGTGCGCCTGGCCTTCGCCCAGCGCCGCAAGACGCTGCGCAACAATCTGAAGGGGCGGGTCTCGGCGGAACGCATCGCCGCCCTGGGCCTCGACCCCGGTGCGCGTGCCGAGACTCTGGACGTGGACGACTTCAAGCGCCTGGCCAACGAGCTGGCGGGCGAGGGGGGTCAGCCGCCGGCGAGCGCGTAG
- a CDS encoding DUF2927 domain-containing protein, with the protein MPINKQALSTVFLYGLLCILTVCSAGGVSASSTSYWQDKFYIERSFHDIALNAEYTSEGVPPVIKRWVRPLRVWMHSGEGDAHTQRALLRRHLEILGSIARLSVRLVERPEEANVRVYFAADDELDALVAREMPAIAENEFAYSWCMGSIRFNRRAEIVRGTVVIPVSRVTAAGKLESCIVEEVTQMLGLINDSRFALHTVFSDRSDDERLTGLDYLLIRLLYSPALRTGMTWEQARPAVRRQLDAWEKVGLIRRAERLVRRHMPYALAGG; encoded by the coding sequence ATGCCGATCAACAAGCAGGCCCTGTCCACCGTCTTTCTGTACGGCCTGCTGTGCATTCTGACCGTTTGCTCCGCTGGCGGCGTCTCCGCCTCGTCAACTTCCTATTGGCAGGACAAGTTCTACATCGAGCGCAGCTTCCACGACATCGCCCTGAACGCCGAGTACACCAGCGAGGGCGTGCCTCCGGTGATCAAGCGCTGGGTGCGCCCCCTGCGCGTGTGGATGCACAGCGGGGAGGGAGACGCCCATACCCAGCGCGCCCTGCTGCGCCGCCACCTCGAGATCCTGGGCAGTATCGCCCGCCTCTCGGTGCGCCTGGTCGAGCGCCCCGAGGAAGCCAATGTACGGGTCTACTTCGCCGCGGACGATGAACTCGACGCCCTGGTGGCGCGCGAGATGCCGGCGATCGCGGAAAACGAATTCGCGTACAGCTGGTGCATGGGCAGCATCCGTTTCAACCGACGCGCCGAGATCGTGCGCGGCACCGTGGTGATCCCAGTCTCCCGGGTGACGGCGGCTGGCAAGCTCGAGTCCTGTATCGTCGAGGAGGTCACCCAGATGCTGGGGTTGATCAACGACTCGCGCTTCGCCCTGCACACGGTGTTCAGCGACCGCAGCGACGACGAGCGCCTGACCGGCCTGGATTACCTGCTGATCCGCCTGCTCTACTCGCCGGCCCTGCGCACCGGCATGACCTGGGAACAGGCCCGGCCGGCGGTGCGCCGCCAGCTCGACGCCTGGGAAAAGGTCGGCCTGATCCGCCGGGCCGAACGCCTGGTGAGGCGTCACATGCCCTACGCGCTCGCCGGCGGCTGA
- the ssb gene encoding single-stranded DNA-binding protein, whose product MASRGINKVILIGNLGQDPEVRYMPNGGAVCNITVATSESWKDKNTGEPVERIEWHRVVMFRRLAEIAGEYLRKGSKVYIEGKLQTRKWQDQQGNDRYTTEIVADEMQMLDSRGGGSADFAPRQQQGAPQQNAQPQGAQGTPAPAAPPVDNSYDDDIPF is encoded by the coding sequence ATGGCCAGCAGAGGCATCAACAAGGTAATCCTGATCGGCAACCTGGGGCAGGACCCCGAGGTCCGCTATATGCCCAACGGCGGCGCGGTATGCAACATCACCGTGGCAACGTCCGAGTCCTGGAAGGACAAGAACACCGGCGAGCCGGTGGAGCGCATCGAATGGCACCGGGTGGTGATGTTCCGGCGCCTGGCGGAGATCGCCGGCGAATACCTGCGCAAGGGCTCCAAGGTGTACATCGAGGGCAAGCTGCAGACCCGCAAGTGGCAAGACCAGCAGGGAAACGACCGCTACACTACCGAGATCGTCGCCGACGAGATGCAGATGCTCGACTCGCGCGGTGGCGGCAGCGCCGACTTCGCGCCGCGTCAGCAGCAGGGGGCGCCCCAGCAGAACGCCCAGCCGCAGGGAGCGCAGGGAACACCCGCCCCTGCCGCACCGCCGGTGGATAACAGCTACGACGACGATATTCCCTTCTAG
- a CDS encoding MFS transporter, whose amino-acid sequence MTKERDHALSPAERRAALGLAGVYGTRMLGLFLILPVFALYAETLPGATPLLTGLAIGIYGLTQALLQIPFGLLSDRLGRKPVILGGLALFALGSVVAASAEDMLWIVAGRALQGSGAVAAAIMALAADLTREEQRTKIMATIGMTIGLSFMLAMIAGPALDAWVGVPGIFWITAGLALAGMALIAWVVPTPLRSSVHRDAEPVPALFRRVLTQADLLRLDLGIFSLHLILTALFLAVPLLLRDAGVAPANHALVYLPIMLIAIIGMVPLVILSEKGGHMKGVFLGAISTLGVAQLLIWRFGHQFWPLVLAVALFFVAFNLLEAILPSLVSKTAPPDAKGTAMGVYSTSQFTGSFVGGVLGGWLHQHYGVMAPFLFGAGMTLVWLLAASGMRQPQRVASELLHLPETALGDPARIASQLQALPGVVEAVVVPEEGVAYLKVDREHFERAQADAIIGAPA is encoded by the coding sequence ATGACGAAGGAGAGGGATCACGCTCTGAGTCCGGCGGAACGCCGCGCCGCGCTGGGCCTGGCGGGGGTCTATGGCACGCGCATGCTGGGCCTGTTCCTGATCCTGCCGGTGTTCGCACTGTATGCCGAGACCCTGCCGGGAGCCACGCCGCTGCTCACCGGCCTGGCGATCGGCATCTACGGGCTGACCCAGGCGCTGTTGCAGATCCCCTTCGGCCTGCTGTCCGACCGCCTCGGGCGCAAACCGGTGATCCTGGGCGGTCTGGCGCTGTTCGCGCTGGGCAGCGTGGTGGCGGCGAGTGCGGAGGACATGCTCTGGATCGTGGCCGGCCGCGCCCTGCAGGGCAGCGGCGCGGTGGCGGCGGCGATCATGGCCCTGGCGGCCGATCTCACGCGCGAGGAGCAGCGCACCAAGATCATGGCCACCATCGGCATGACCATCGGCCTGTCCTTCATGCTGGCGATGATCGCCGGCCCCGCTCTGGATGCCTGGGTGGGCGTGCCGGGCATCTTCTGGATCACGGCCGGGCTGGCACTGGCCGGCATGGCGCTGATCGCCTGGGTGGTACCGACGCCACTGCGCAGCTCGGTGCATCGCGACGCCGAGCCGGTGCCGGCCCTGTTCCGGCGGGTGCTCACGCAGGCCGACCTGCTGCGTCTCGATCTCGGCATCTTCTCGCTGCACCTGATCCTCACCGCCCTGTTCCTGGCCGTCCCGCTGCTCCTGCGCGATGCCGGCGTGGCACCGGCGAATCACGCGCTGGTGTACCTTCCGATCATGCTCATCGCCATCATCGGCATGGTGCCCTTGGTGATCCTGTCCGAGAAGGGCGGACACATGAAAGGCGTGTTCCTCGGCGCCATCAGTACCCTTGGCGTAGCGCAACTGCTGATCTGGCGCTTCGGTCATCAGTTCTGGCCGCTGGTGCTGGCGGTGGCGCTGTTCTTCGTGGCCTTCAACCTGCTCGAGGCCATCCTGCCCTCGCTGGTATCCAAGACCGCGCCGCCGGACGCCAAGGGTACGGCAATGGGCGTGTATTCCACCTCGCAGTTCACGGGGTCCTTCGTCGGCGGCGTGCTGGGCGGCTGGCTGCACCAGCACTACGGCGTCATGGCGCCCTTCCTGTTCGGCGCCGGCATGACCCTCGTCTGGCTGCTCGCTGCCAGCGGCATGCGCCAGCCACAGCGGGTGGCCAGCGAACTGCTGCACCTGCCCGAGACGGCGCTGGGCGATCCGGCAAGGATAGCCAGCCAGCTGCAGGCCCTGCCGGGGGTGGTCGAGGCGGTGGTGGTGCCCGAGGAGGGGGTAGCCTATCTGAAGGTCGATCGCGAGCATTTCGAGCGCGCGCAGGCGGATGCAATCATCGGCGCGCCAGCGTAA